Proteins co-encoded in one Macrobrachium nipponense isolate FS-2020 chromosome 24, ASM1510439v2, whole genome shotgun sequence genomic window:
- the LOC135205853 gene encoding uncharacterized protein LOC135205853 — translation MTDHRPLIPILNSYTLDAIENSRLQRLKEKISPYIFTAVWRVREPLMNDDNPTRPFESVSADFLLLQGSLSSSSSIACQDGLLSHPAKGDTTASNTIRIFCRYFREVGVPLRLRTDGGPQFTSAEFKDFMKRWGVRHM, via the exons atgacggatcaccggccccttatacctattctgaacagttatacgctggatgccatcgagaactctcgtctccagcgcctcaaggagAAAATCTCGCCCTACATCTTTACAGCTGTGTGGCGCGTGCGG GAACCTCTAATGAATGACGACAACCCGACAAGACCCTTCGAGTCCGTCTCAGCCGACTTCTTGTTGTTGCAGGGAAGTCTTTCCTCGTCGTCGTCGATCGCCTGTCAGGATGGCCTGTTGTCGCACCCTGCCAAGGGCGATACTACCGCTTCCAATACTATCAGGATCTTCTGCCGCTATTTCCGTGAAGTTGGTGTCCCCCTTCGCCTAAGGACAGATGGAGGCCCCCAATTCACCAGCGCAGAGTTCAAGGATTTTATGAAGCGATGGGGAGTTCGACACATGTAA